From the genome of Ferroacidibacillus organovorans, one region includes:
- a CDS encoding YebC/PmpR family DNA-binding transcriptional regulator: MAGHSKWKNIAHRKGKQDASRGQLFTKLCRDIYAAAKRGGANPDVNYTLKVAIEKAKENSVPSDTIARTLAKATGMIDGMHLETFLYEGYGPGGFAVLLEISSSNRNRTAAEIRHLFSKHGGSLGESGCVAWCFQRRGVVRIARDELLGDADPTLIALEVGADDMQEDEDECVFYTEPESLSELEKNVVAKGLQPLSVEVMYVPNVLSNVSDDEQERAATLLTLLEEHDDVDHLYTNAVFPGA, encoded by the coding sequence ATGGCTGGACACTCGAAATGGAAGAATATCGCGCATCGCAAAGGAAAGCAGGACGCTTCGCGCGGACAGCTTTTTACAAAGCTGTGCAGGGACATCTATGCGGCGGCAAAGCGCGGCGGCGCCAATCCAGATGTGAATTACACACTGAAGGTGGCGATTGAGAAGGCCAAAGAAAACAGCGTGCCAAGCGACACGATTGCGCGCACGCTCGCCAAGGCGACAGGAATGATTGACGGGATGCACCTCGAAACTTTTTTGTACGAGGGATATGGTCCAGGCGGTTTTGCGGTACTGCTTGAAATCTCATCAAGCAATCGCAATCGCACGGCTGCAGAAATCCGTCACCTCTTTTCAAAGCACGGTGGCAGTCTTGGCGAATCGGGCTGTGTCGCATGGTGTTTTCAGCGGCGAGGCGTCGTGCGGATTGCGCGCGACGAACTTTTGGGTGATGCGGATCCTACGCTTATCGCACTTGAGGTAGGCGCGGATGATATGCAGGAAGATGAGGATGAATGCGTGTTTTATACAGAGCCCGAGTCACTGTCGGAGCTTGAAAAAAACGTCGTCGCAAAAGGGTTGCAACCGTTGTCGGTAGAGGTTATGTACGTGCCGAACGTTTTGTCGAACGTCTCGGATGACGAGCAGGAGCGGGCGGCGACGCTGCTCACACTGCTTGAAGAACACGATGATGTGGATCACCTGTATACGAATGCCGTTTTTCCTGGTGCGTGA
- a CDS encoding NAD+ synthase: MNADLHPHVLQTLARLRESVRAAAPILVDFLRDEVEKTGFRDVVFGLSGGIDSALVAYLAVQAFGAERVHPVIMPYRLSSPASLRDAQAIISELGLKADLVEITPQIDAYFSRDPSASLLRRGNKMARERMSILFDHAAVYRALVLGTSNKTELLLGYGTQFGDLGSAVNPIGDLYKSQVRALAMQLGVPDAILRKAPSADLWEEQTDENELGFTYDEADALLHEWVDRWQTRAEIEGLGFAPELIEAVMRRVRLNHYKRVPPIIAKLSSRTIGIDFLYPRDWGM; this comes from the coding sequence ATGAACGCTGACCTTCACCCTCACGTTTTGCAGACGCTTGCCCGCTTGCGCGAGAGTGTGCGCGCGGCCGCTCCAATTCTCGTCGACTTTTTGCGCGATGAAGTTGAAAAGACAGGGTTTCGCGATGTCGTCTTCGGATTGTCTGGTGGCATTGACTCAGCGCTTGTCGCGTATCTTGCGGTACAGGCGTTCGGTGCAGAGCGCGTTCATCCTGTGATCATGCCTTATCGGTTGAGCAGCCCGGCGAGTTTGCGCGATGCGCAGGCGATCATTTCTGAGTTGGGCTTAAAGGCGGATTTGGTCGAGATTACACCGCAGATCGACGCCTATTTTTCGCGCGATCCGTCTGCGAGTCTGTTGCGACGTGGAAACAAGATGGCGCGAGAACGCATGTCGATTCTTTTTGATCACGCTGCAGTCTATCGCGCGCTCGTACTTGGAACGAGCAACAAAACGGAACTGCTGCTTGGCTATGGCACACAGTTTGGGGATCTCGGTTCTGCTGTAAACCCCATCGGTGATCTCTATAAATCGCAGGTGCGTGCGCTTGCGATGCAATTGGGTGTGCCTGACGCCATTTTGCGCAAAGCGCCGTCGGCCGATTTGTGGGAAGAGCAGACGGATGAGAATGAACTGGGGTTTACGTATGATGAGGCGGATGCGCTTTTGCACGAATGGGTTGACCGCTGGCAGACGCGCGCAGAGATTGAGGGGCTCGGGTTTGCTCCGGAGTTGATTGAAGCGGTGATGCGGCGGGTTCGCCTCAATCACTATAAACGCGTGCCGCCCATCATCGCAAAACTCTCCAGCCGCACGATTGGCATCGATTTTCTCTATCCGCGCGACTGGGGCATGTAA
- a CDS encoding nitrilase-related carbon-nitrogen hydrolase → MLRVGMAQMTPRLGDLDQNLEKHLDMIQVARAQGASVVVFPELGLTGYALRDLTLAVAMRVDDPRISRLIRESTDLDLVFSFIEESDDHRFYITSIYASKGQALHRHRKLYPPTYGLFEEQRHVARGETLTSFQTAYGTTGLLICEDAWHPSSLYTLSLTGTGVIYVIAAGPGRALSGSADSSSQQFWQRMIRTHAQLFTTFIVFVNRTGFEDGLHFFGHSFVAGPDGEILFEVKDDKEGLHLADLNEAQLRSVRYRSPFLRDEDPESALRRMKQALRAGRENG, encoded by the coding sequence GTGTTGCGAGTGGGGATGGCGCAGATGACACCGCGCCTCGGAGATCTTGATCAGAATCTGGAAAAGCACCTTGACATGATCCAGGTAGCGCGCGCGCAGGGCGCCTCGGTTGTCGTTTTTCCCGAACTCGGGTTGACCGGTTATGCGCTGCGTGATCTTACGCTTGCTGTCGCGATGCGTGTCGACGATCCGCGTATTTCTCGGTTGATTCGTGAGAGTACAGATCTTGACTTGGTGTTTAGCTTTATTGAAGAGAGTGACGACCACCGCTTTTACATCACATCCATTTACGCGTCAAAGGGACAAGCACTCCACCGCCACCGAAAACTCTACCCACCTACGTACGGGCTGTTTGAAGAACAGCGGCATGTGGCGCGCGGTGAGACGCTTACGTCTTTTCAGACTGCCTACGGCACGACGGGTCTTCTCATTTGTGAAGACGCGTGGCATCCGTCGTCGCTCTACACGCTGTCGCTGACAGGGACGGGTGTCATCTATGTGATTGCCGCAGGTCCCGGGCGCGCGCTAAGCGGCTCCGCAGATTCGTCATCGCAGCAGTTTTGGCAGCGGATGATCCGGACGCACGCGCAGCTTTTTACGACGTTTATCGTTTTTGTAAACCGCACGGGGTTTGAGGATGGACTGCACTTTTTTGGGCATTCGTTTGTGGCGGGACCGGATGGAGAGATTCTCTTTGAAGTTAAGGATGACAAAGAAGGCTTGCATCTCGCCGACTTGAATGAAGCGCAGTTGCGCAGTGTGCGCTATCGCTCACCGTTTTTGCGCGATGAGGACCCAGAGAGCGCCTTGCGGCGGATGAAACAGGCACTGCGCGCGGGGAGGGAAAACGGATGA
- a CDS encoding phosphotransferase, translating to MRAQLSDEALLCLEDAYDLRIRAVVPMRSVAGILTDRGRLIVKRYTPERDVPLSRLEALASVRRQLAQAGLVPPYLETVSGESLVWLAGHPTTVEPWLRGRQSDFSIREHRRSAAVAVARLHSARIHIPGELRLAPSLLQKLSHRLKQASSQVEKRGLPGMTGETWVTLKKQAEKQLRALTASGVAHQLERDRDEDTLCHRDLAPHNLLIEEGGATALIDFDLAGLDSPLYDLHQMIGHMSYSGVSFEHAYDDVLDAYTMIRPLTDGQVDALWRLRGFPMLTLRELGEGPKRLSSAQWARLARRIAYALKTEQRMLSDERRQTADGAKKMLYCYHKR from the coding sequence GTGAGGGCACAGCTTTCGGATGAGGCACTTCTTTGTCTTGAGGATGCGTATGATCTGCGCATTCGCGCCGTCGTTCCGATGCGTTCTGTCGCAGGTATTCTGACGGATCGCGGCCGACTCATCGTAAAGCGCTATACGCCGGAGCGGGATGTGCCGCTTTCGCGCCTGGAGGCGCTCGCCAGTGTGCGCAGACAGTTGGCGCAAGCAGGCCTTGTTCCTCCCTATCTTGAGACGGTGTCCGGAGAGTCGCTGGTGTGGCTCGCCGGACACCCGACCACCGTGGAGCCGTGGCTGCGCGGCCGCCAGTCTGATTTTTCGATACGCGAACATCGACGCAGCGCGGCGGTAGCCGTGGCGCGTCTGCATAGTGCGCGCATCCACATCCCGGGGGAGCTTCGGCTTGCACCGTCCCTCTTGCAAAAACTCTCCCATCGCTTAAAACAGGCGTCATCACAGGTTGAAAAACGCGGTTTGCCGGGAATGACCGGAGAAACGTGGGTGACGCTTAAAAAGCAGGCAGAAAAACAGTTGCGCGCACTTACAGCGTCTGGAGTCGCACACCAGCTTGAGCGAGATCGCGACGAGGATACTCTCTGTCACCGTGATCTTGCGCCGCACAATCTCCTTATTGAAGAAGGAGGCGCTACGGCGCTGATCGATTTTGACTTGGCGGGACTTGACTCGCCACTCTATGATTTGCATCAGATGATTGGACACATGAGTTACAGCGGCGTCTCGTTTGAGCACGCTTATGACGACGTGCTTGACGCTTATACGATGATACGTCCACTGACAGATGGGCAAGTGGATGCGCTGTGGCGCCTCCGGGGGTTTCCGATGCTTACGCTGCGCGAATTAGGGGAAGGCCCCAAACGGCTGTCAAGTGCCCAGTGGGCGCGTCTGGCGCGCCGCATCGCGTATGCTTTGAAAACGGAGCAGCGCATGCTGAGCGATGAACGCAGGCAAACCGCCGATGGAGCCAAAAAGATGCTATACTGCTACCATAAACGTTGA
- a CDS encoding muramidase family protein, with translation MRTYTVQSGDSMWKIANRFGISLDALIAANPQVQNPDQIQVGQVLTLPGTAGMGSSAPETPVGHGGYPLGGTPVQNVTPSVSVSHVGGSTYVVKPGDTMWKIANAVGVPLNSLIAANPQVADPNMIMPGQTLIVPGGTSGPVGPMSSKQSLLSMKEKMTMPKVQATQPIAPPVQTPPFQLPPIHIDTNVQVQKTQINPTPPPAPKMKPAPPSVAKYYVHEEIVKQEIEREPIGEQVICWDPTNPPPIGPVFEGPVMPIHPMSTPFVTPPTMYGPVSKSFKMRESSSMFMNDSSWFRDSSHM, from the coding sequence ATGAGAACGTACACCGTTCAAAGCGGTGATTCGATGTGGAAAATTGCAAATCGATTTGGAATCAGTCTTGACGCGTTGATTGCAGCGAATCCTCAAGTGCAAAATCCAGATCAGATTCAAGTTGGGCAGGTTCTGACGTTGCCAGGGACAGCTGGCATGGGCTCTTCTGCACCAGAAACACCCGTCGGACACGGTGGATACCCGCTTGGCGGTACGCCTGTGCAAAATGTAACGCCAAGTGTCTCTGTGTCGCACGTTGGCGGCTCGACCTATGTGGTTAAACCTGGTGATACGATGTGGAAGATTGCCAACGCTGTGGGGGTTCCGCTTAACAGCCTGATTGCAGCAAATCCGCAAGTTGCAGATCCCAACATGATCATGCCAGGACAAACGCTGATCGTCCCAGGTGGCACCAGCGGCCCGGTCGGACCGATGTCTTCCAAACAGTCGCTGCTCAGCATGAAAGAAAAGATGACGATGCCAAAGGTTCAGGCGACGCAACCGATCGCTCCGCCAGTGCAAACGCCACCGTTTCAACTGCCGCCGATTCACATCGACACCAATGTGCAGGTGCAAAAAACACAGATCAATCCGACACCTCCGCCTGCGCCAAAAATGAAGCCGGCGCCTCCGAGTGTGGCGAAGTACTATGTGCATGAAGAAATCGTCAAACAAGAGATTGAGCGCGAGCCGATTGGGGAGCAAGTCATTTGCTGGGATCCAACGAATCCGCCGCCGATCGGGCCTGTGTTTGAGGGTCCAGTCATGCCGATTCACCCGATGAGTACGCCTTTTGTGACACCGCCCACGATGTATGGCCCTGTCTCAAAGTCGTTCAAGATGCGCGAGAGCAGTTCCATGTTTATGAATGACTCGTCTTGGTTCAGGGATTCCTCGCACATGTAG
- the pheA gene encoding prephenate dehydratase: MKIGYLGPVGTYSHRAATWLADAYGLHAAMLTPYPSILDLLDGLDQHEIYAAIAPLENSIEGSVLVTLDRLRLCLMTIRAELTIPIRHSVFILPDAKQSEIRVVRSHPQALAQCRNTLRRLFPAARHEDADSTAGALHSIVKEGDRTLAAVGSFEAGRDLPLVRIVEDAQDHPYNETRFALLTRRATGNSEDAFASFKMIKRIPEYQKTSILLELGDDHPGALFEVLRILARDSINLSKLESRPSRRGLGSYHFFLDLLLQSDSGEVEQALAEIATLTGFVLHTIGSYPCFREDADETVSQK, from the coding sequence ATGAAAATTGGCTATCTAGGACCTGTCGGCACGTATTCCCACCGCGCAGCGACGTGGCTTGCCGACGCGTATGGGCTACACGCGGCCATGCTGACGCCCTATCCGTCCATTCTCGACCTTCTTGACGGCCTCGATCAACATGAGATTTACGCGGCGATCGCGCCGCTTGAAAATTCGATTGAAGGCTCAGTCCTTGTGACGCTTGATCGCTTGCGTCTTTGCTTGATGACCATCAGGGCAGAGCTTACGATTCCCATTCGCCACAGTGTTTTCATTCTGCCAGACGCAAAGCAAAGTGAGATCCGCGTTGTGCGCTCACATCCTCAGGCGCTTGCGCAGTGCAGAAATACACTGCGCCGTCTGTTTCCGGCGGCTCGTCACGAAGATGCGGACAGCACGGCCGGGGCCCTGCACAGTATAGTGAAGGAGGGCGATCGCACGCTTGCAGCTGTCGGCAGTTTTGAGGCGGGGCGCGATCTTCCGCTCGTGCGCATCGTCGAAGACGCGCAGGATCATCCGTACAATGAGACGCGTTTTGCCCTCCTGACACGGCGGGCGACGGGGAATTCAGAGGATGCGTTTGCTTCTTTTAAGATGATCAAGCGCATACCCGAGTACCAGAAAACATCCATCCTGCTTGAATTGGGCGATGATCATCCAGGTGCACTTTTTGAAGTTCTGCGCATTTTGGCGCGCGATTCCATCAACCTTTCAAAACTCGAATCGCGACCCTCGCGACGCGGGCTTGGCAGCTATCACTTTTTCCTTGATTTGTTGCTCCAGAGCGACTCGGGTGAAGTGGAACAGGCGCTCGCAGAAATCGCGACACTCACTGGGTTTGTTCTCCACACAATCGGGAGCTATCCGTGTTTTCGCGAAGATGCAGATGAGACAGTTTCTCAGAAATAG
- the yunB gene encoding sporulation protein YunB, with amino-acid sequence MRFKSRSKISRMRRATAMSLLFFIFSMGLFYESIYLLDRSLRPPFMAMATGLARQMATQAINDALTKRIAEDAQYAKLVIYEKDQAGRVTSAHFNFAEVARIESLTTLRVQHVLAGLEERTIYVPALQAVGSAILATLGPSIPIRIVPLGSAQSEVEPVVQSAGINQTVHILYLHIMAQVSVVVPFVTQPIKVDTKIPIAYVVFIGSVPTTTIAGSPYPIVPPK; translated from the coding sequence GTGCGTTTCAAGTCGCGGTCTAAGATTAGCCGCATGCGCCGGGCTACGGCGATGAGTCTGCTTTTTTTCATTTTTTCAATGGGCTTGTTTTATGAGAGTATTTACCTTCTCGATCGCAGTTTGCGTCCGCCCTTTATGGCGATGGCGACAGGGCTTGCCCGCCAGATGGCGACACAGGCGATCAATGACGCGCTGACAAAGCGGATTGCCGAAGATGCGCAATACGCGAAACTGGTCATTTATGAAAAGGATCAGGCTGGACGGGTGACGAGCGCCCACTTCAATTTTGCGGAAGTTGCGCGTATTGAAAGCCTCACAACGCTGCGTGTGCAGCATGTCCTCGCAGGCCTTGAGGAGCGCACGATCTACGTGCCGGCGCTCCAGGCGGTCGGCAGCGCGATTCTTGCCACGCTCGGACCGTCGATTCCCATTCGCATTGTTCCGCTCGGTTCGGCGCAAAGTGAGGTCGAGCCGGTCGTTCAGTCTGCCGGGATCAACCAAACTGTGCATATTCTCTATCTGCATATCATGGCGCAAGTCAGTGTCGTCGTTCCGTTTGTGACGCAGCCAATCAAAGTGGACACGAAGATTCCGATTGCTTATGTCGTCTTTATCGGCAGCGTCCCGACGACGACAATTGCGGGAAGTCCATACCCGATTGTCCCGCCCAAATAA
- the tyrS gene encoding tyrosine--tRNA ligase, translated as MLDLEKEALRQLDILCHGAVDVIPRDELLEKLKRSLETKTPLRIKLGLDPTAPDIHIGHTVVLNKLRQFQELGHQVQLVIGDFTGRIGDPTGKSETRKQLTEEQVQENAATYRTQVFKVLDPERTMLYFNATWLSPLQFADVLRLGATVTVARMLERDDFKKRFGENTPISIHELFYPLMQAYDSVALETDVELGGTDQTFNLLMGRTLQKEYGLPPQVVITMPLIEGLDGVQKMSKSLGNYIGVDDEPKDMYGKAMSIPDELMVKYLTLVSGLKKPDVDALEAGLAAGTVHPRDAKMKLAHALVTRFHGAAAAELAQEEFVRVFQKRSMPEEIEGFALEAGRVALVPLLVRAGMAPSNSEARRLIAGGGVKVDGETVSDAALEFEPRTGMVLQVGKRRFIKLDVQA; from the coding sequence GTGTTGGATCTTGAGAAAGAGGCGCTGCGCCAACTCGACATACTTTGTCACGGTGCGGTAGATGTCATTCCCAGAGATGAACTGCTCGAAAAACTAAAGCGTAGCCTTGAGACAAAGACACCGCTGCGCATTAAATTGGGGCTTGATCCGACTGCCCCGGATATTCATATTGGGCACACGGTCGTGCTAAACAAACTTCGTCAGTTCCAGGAATTGGGTCATCAGGTGCAATTGGTCATCGGAGATTTCACGGGACGTATCGGCGACCCGACGGGCAAATCAGAGACGAGAAAGCAACTCACGGAGGAACAGGTGCAGGAAAATGCGGCGACGTACCGCACGCAGGTGTTTAAGGTCCTCGACCCTGAGCGCACGATGCTCTATTTCAACGCGACGTGGCTGTCTCCGCTTCAATTCGCGGATGTGTTGCGGCTTGGCGCGACGGTGACGGTGGCGCGGATGCTTGAGCGGGATGACTTCAAGAAGCGGTTTGGCGAGAATACGCCGATCAGCATTCACGAGCTGTTTTATCCGCTGATGCAGGCGTACGACTCTGTGGCACTGGAAACGGACGTGGAACTGGGTGGGACTGATCAGACGTTCAATCTACTGATGGGCAGAACACTTCAGAAAGAGTACGGCCTGCCTCCGCAGGTGGTGATCACCATGCCGCTGATAGAGGGACTCGACGGTGTTCAGAAAATGTCAAAGAGCCTTGGCAACTACATTGGTGTTGACGATGAGCCAAAGGACATGTACGGAAAGGCGATGTCGATTCCGGATGAGTTGATGGTGAAATACTTGACGCTTGTCAGTGGACTGAAAAAGCCGGACGTGGATGCACTCGAAGCGGGACTCGCGGCTGGAACCGTTCACCCGCGCGATGCAAAAATGAAGCTGGCGCATGCGCTTGTCACGCGTTTTCACGGCGCAGCGGCGGCTGAGCTTGCGCAAGAAGAATTTGTGCGCGTATTTCAAAAGCGGAGCATGCCGGAGGAGATCGAGGGATTTGCGCTTGAGGCAGGACGTGTTGCGCTGGTACCGCTGCTTGTGCGCGCTGGGATGGCACCGTCAAACTCGGAAGCGCGCCGCCTGATTGCCGGCGGTGGGGTGAAGGTGGATGGTGAAACGGTAAGCGACGCGGCGCTTGAGTTTGAGCCGCGTACAGGCATGGTGCTTCAGGTGGGCAAACGCCGCTTTATCAAACTGGATGTTCAAGCGTAG
- a CDS encoding transglycosylase domain-containing protein: MQRRSERKPKKNTRKRRRARLMILVSILALTVGSSFALTASYVKTLPILDPNALNETSQSTLVYSADHQWLGCFAADGDRRPLRSLRDAGVWLARAFIAAEDKDFFHHHGVDFSAIARSAFQDVKSRAIVGGGSTITQQLVKLTIFPRQQRTIERKVQEMLLSLELERRENKPTILLQYLNALYFGKMGGVQVYGVESAALHAFGKHARDLTPAQAALLAAIPNHPVRYALRADNKHLAHRQAYILSRMHDLQMLSDTLYRRAVAEQPLAHLSKASLQATPYESMYPYVMTQVSREAPALIANALQMSPLEAELQLQTKGLRIVTTIDSRLQHAVHNVMAQDRLFLAAQEKLREEAGVALVSTADSRILAIGGGRDFAQNEVDHTLALRQPGSALKPLIVYAPALDAHRLTPGSIVDDAPRNFPDPNAKNHIWFPKNWDSKFHGLMTVRDALMQSYNAPAISILEAIHPATGYQYAEALGLHGLAREDAMSLGLAIGGIRGGVSPLELASAYASLGNGGKYTQSHLIERIEDRDGHVIYQAHPHAVPVFSRATAHMMTDMLKSVLASPYGTAYPLHSLAGTWAGKTGTTDENKDAWFIGYNDALTISIWMGYDLPRTIKDAPHRTLAGHPLGLFSALAHTKEIAQALRTYGHTAQAAKIRATDPSFVRAHVCTKSGALASPYCIAAGDDEWDEFPKGTEPTSVCLMHRQIAVTSFQQQWVLATTETPPSEIRWMIFLDRHVLPQDPKLDKKYEPLDWKMIIPTRADPRGGVPLSEVDEAQNPSLSGDPSDQASSMTVTPLPPSPSPPWR, translated from the coding sequence ATGCAGCGTCGCAGCGAGCGTAAACCGAAAAAAAATACCCGCAAGCGGCGCAGGGCGCGTCTGATGATTCTGGTATCCATTCTCGCCCTCACGGTAGGATCATCCTTTGCCTTGACCGCATCCTACGTGAAAACCCTGCCCATTCTCGATCCAAACGCGTTAAACGAGACTTCTCAGTCAACCCTCGTCTATTCTGCTGATCATCAGTGGCTCGGCTGCTTTGCGGCAGACGGCGACCGCCGACCGCTTAGATCCCTGCGCGATGCAGGCGTATGGCTTGCGCGCGCATTTATCGCGGCAGAAGACAAAGACTTTTTTCATCATCACGGCGTCGATTTTTCTGCCATTGCGCGCTCTGCGTTTCAAGACGTAAAATCGCGCGCCATCGTTGGCGGCGGATCGACGATCACACAGCAGTTGGTCAAACTGACGATCTTTCCGCGCCAGCAGCGCACCATTGAGCGAAAGGTACAGGAAATGCTGCTTTCGCTTGAACTCGAACGGCGCGAAAACAAACCAACGATTCTTCTACAATACCTGAATGCGCTCTATTTCGGAAAAATGGGCGGCGTTCAGGTCTATGGCGTCGAGAGCGCCGCGCTTCACGCATTTGGAAAACACGCGCGCGATCTGACTCCAGCACAGGCGGCGCTGCTCGCAGCCATTCCGAATCATCCTGTGCGCTATGCGCTGCGTGCAGACAATAAACATCTGGCCCATCGCCAGGCCTACATTCTCTCGCGCATGCACGACCTACAGATGCTCTCAGACACTTTGTATCGGCGTGCCGTCGCAGAACAGCCACTCGCGCACCTGAGCAAAGCGTCCCTGCAAGCCACCCCGTATGAGAGCATGTATCCCTACGTGATGACCCAGGTGAGCCGCGAAGCGCCTGCCTTGATTGCAAATGCGCTGCAAATGTCTCCCCTTGAGGCGGAATTGCAACTCCAAACGAAAGGGCTGCGCATCGTGACGACAATCGACAGTCGCTTGCAGCACGCAGTCCACAACGTCATGGCACAAGATCGCCTGTTTTTGGCTGCGCAAGAAAAGCTGCGCGAGGAGGCGGGTGTGGCGCTTGTAAGCACTGCAGACAGCCGGATTTTGGCCATCGGCGGCGGACGGGATTTTGCGCAAAACGAAGTAGATCACACGCTCGCGCTGCGTCAACCAGGTTCTGCGCTCAAACCATTGATTGTCTACGCGCCAGCGCTAGACGCACACCGCTTGACCCCAGGTTCAATCGTCGACGACGCGCCGCGCAATTTCCCGGACCCAAACGCAAAAAACCACATCTGGTTTCCAAAGAATTGGGACAGCAAATTCCACGGACTCATGACCGTGCGCGATGCGCTGATGCAATCCTATAACGCACCTGCCATCTCCATTCTCGAAGCCATTCACCCCGCAACCGGCTACCAATACGCTGAGGCACTTGGGCTGCACGGTCTCGCGCGTGAAGACGCGATGAGCCTTGGTCTTGCGATCGGCGGGATTCGCGGCGGCGTCAGTCCACTCGAATTGGCCAGTGCCTACGCGTCGCTTGGAAACGGTGGAAAGTATACACAAAGCCACCTGATCGAGCGGATCGAAGACAGGGACGGCCACGTCATCTATCAGGCGCATCCACACGCCGTCCCCGTCTTTTCGCGCGCGACGGCGCACATGATGACAGACATGTTAAAAAGTGTTCTGGCAAGCCCATACGGCACCGCTTATCCTCTCCACAGTTTGGCGGGAACGTGGGCGGGCAAAACAGGAACCACGGACGAAAACAAAGACGCTTGGTTCATCGGCTACAACGACGCGCTCACGATCAGCATCTGGATGGGCTATGACCTGCCTCGCACGATCAAAGACGCGCCGCATAGGACACTGGCGGGTCACCCACTCGGCCTGTTCTCAGCCTTGGCGCACACCAAAGAGATCGCGCAGGCGCTGCGCACGTATGGACACACAGCGCAAGCCGCCAAAATCAGAGCAACCGATCCCTCCTTTGTCCGCGCACACGTCTGCACAAAGTCAGGCGCGCTCGCATCCCCCTACTGCATCGCGGCCGGAGACGACGAGTGGGATGAATTCCCAAAAGGTACCGAGCCGACGTCCGTGTGCCTGATGCACCGGCAAATCGCCGTGACATCCTTCCAGCAGCAGTGGGTACTCGCAACCACAGAAACACCGCCTTCTGAGATTCGCTGGATGATTTTTCTCGACCGCCACGTCCTGCCGCAAGATCCAAAGCTTGACAAGAAGTATGAACCCCTCGATTGGAAGATGATCATCCCGACTCGCGCCGATCCGCGCGGGGGTGTTCCGCTGTCCGAGGTGGACGAGGCGCAAAACCCGTCTCTTTCAGGCGATCCGTCCGATCAGGCAAGCTCGATGACTGTCACACCACTGCCGCCTTCTCCCTCACCACCTTGGCGATAG